From [Clostridium] symbiosum, a single genomic window includes:
- a CDS encoding ATP-binding protein yields the protein MKHEHYGGRRWNRRELAKRERAAYRARREAELAKRRFLSTMSHDMRTPLNAILGMTRLAAANLEDHVRVLDCLEKMERSGKVLAGFVSDVLEMSNMERKSLALKKEVFSIREFMGCLEGMMEPAAAVKNQTLIMDCRGLNHEIAEFDFLRLSQVMTNLISNAIKFTPEGGVIRVEVTEPEPGREQLARFRFCVSDTGTGIGKEFMENLFLTFEREQDGRIDRTGGCGIGMSMAGKLVELMEGRIEVQSTPGQGTSVAVILDLNVPGNGFIAADRENSLIEAMGKAVDNGIKKSIQFAEKHGQSEENRNVHPEFCGKHFLLIEDNELNLEIARELLLGMGAEVDTARDGNEGVECFRKAAEYHYDLILTDIHMPVMNGYEAARIIRSLRNSGRRDAASVPILAMTADAFAEDVRAAKAAGMTSHLAKPLDFFVMKQEISRALNETGHFVM from the coding sequence GTGAAACACGAGCATTACGGCGGAAGAAGATGGAACAGAAGAGAACTGGCAAAAAGAGAGAGAGCGGCGTACAGGGCAAGGCGGGAAGCCGAATTGGCTAAAAGGCGTTTCTTGTCCACCATGTCTCACGATATGCGTACGCCGTTAAATGCAATTCTGGGAATGACCAGGCTGGCTGCCGCCAATCTGGAGGATCACGTCCGTGTCCTGGACTGCCTTGAAAAAATGGAGCGCTCCGGAAAGGTGTTGGCCGGCTTTGTAAGCGATGTGCTGGAAATGTCAAACATGGAGCGAAAGAGTCTGGCGCTGAAAAAAGAAGTATTTTCCATCAGGGAATTCATGGGGTGTCTGGAAGGAATGATGGAGCCGGCAGCGGCCGTCAAAAACCAAACGCTGATTATGGATTGCCGGGGGCTTAACCACGAAATTGCAGAATTTGATTTTCTGAGACTGAGTCAGGTCATGACGAACCTGATATCCAACGCCATTAAATTTACTCCGGAGGGTGGAGTGATTCGGGTGGAGGTGACGGAACCGGAGCCAGGCAGGGAGCAGCTTGCCAGGTTCCGGTTTTGCGTTTCAGATACGGGAACGGGAATCGGAAAAGAATTTATGGAAAATCTGTTCCTCACTTTTGAGAGGGAACAGGATGGAAGAATTGACAGGACCGGAGGCTGCGGTATCGGAATGTCCATGGCAGGTAAACTGGTGGAACTGATGGAAGGCAGAATTGAAGTACAGAGCACGCCGGGACAGGGAACCTCGGTTGCCGTAATTCTTGATCTGAATGTGCCGGGGAACGGTTTTATTGCGGCAGACAGAGAGAACAGCCTGATTGAGGCGATGGGCAAAGCAGTGGACAACGGAATAAAAAAATCTATACAATTTGCGGAAAAACACGGTCAATCTGAGGAAAACAGGAACGTTCATCCGGAGTTTTGTGGAAAACATTTTTTATTGATTGAAGATAATGAACTGAATCTGGAGATTGCAAGGGAACTGCTGCTCGGCATGGGGGCAGAGGTGGACACCGCCAGGGACGGTAATGAAGGGGTGGAATGTTTCAGAAAAGCGGCAGAATATCATTATGACCTGATCCTGACGGACATCCATATGCCGGTTATGAATGGATACGAGGCAGCCCGCATAATCCGCAGTCTCAGAAACAGTGGACGCAGGGACGCAGCCTCGGTGCCGATTCTGGCAATGACGGCCGATGCGTTTGCGGAGGATGTCAGAGCGGCGAAAGCGGCAGGAATGACGAGCCATCTGGCAAAACCGCTGGATTTTTTTGTCATGAAACAGGAAATCAGCAGGGCTTTGAATGAAACGGGACATTTTGTAATGTAA
- a CDS encoding alpha/beta hydrolase codes for MDKFIFAEKEKIHVYSYGEGPVTIVFLSGSGVLFPQLEYKSFQEALSGICRVVGIEKPGYGYSDVSGKDRTVDVTVGEYRCVLRELGITEPVVLAAHSMGFLEALYWGQRYPSEILGILGVDPATPQCYQDFNLDNAVTGLRELSGNEELRKNTAGALISQLLQENLILPEEAEHYELLAVQNLANQNWISEAVNIGDTLAQIEAEDPCLQLPMLFFISNGEGTTLEKDSWISHATQYLGKLKCSQYGLFDFPHNLYKYAYKEMAGQAGEFIVKYIC; via the coding sequence ATGGATAAGTTTATTTTTGCGGAGAAAGAAAAAATACATGTATATTCATATGGTGAAGGTCCGGTGACAATCGTTTTTTTATCGGGTTCGGGGGTGTTATTTCCTCAATTGGAGTATAAGTCCTTTCAGGAAGCGCTGTCAGGGATATGTCGGGTGGTGGGAATTGAAAAGCCGGGATATGGATACAGCGATGTATCAGGAAAAGACAGGACGGTCGATGTCACAGTGGGGGAATACAGGTGCGTGCTGCGGGAGCTTGGAATAACGGAACCGGTTGTTTTGGCGGCACACAGTATGGGCTTTTTGGAAGCGCTTTACTGGGGGCAGAGGTATCCTTCCGAAATTCTGGGTATCCTTGGCGTCGACCCGGCAACACCGCAGTGTTACCAGGATTTTAACCTGGACAATGCGGTTACCGGCCTCAGGGAGCTTTCGGGGAATGAAGAGCTTCGTAAAAATACGGCGGGTGCTTTGATCTCGCAGCTGCTTCAGGAAAATCTCATTTTACCGGAGGAAGCAGAACACTATGAACTCTTAGCCGTTCAAAATCTTGCCAATCAGAACTGGATCAGCGAAGCGGTCAATATTGGAGATACTCTTGCCCAGATAGAGGCGGAGGATCCATGTCTGCAGCTCCCGATGCTGTTTTTCATTTCAAACGGAGAAGGGACAACTCTGGAAAAGGATTCCTGGATCAGCCATGCCACACAGTATCTGGGCAAACTTAAATGTTCTCAATACGGATTGTTTGATTTTCCTCATAATCTGTACAAGTACGCCTATAAAGAAATGGCCGGGCAGGCCGGAGAATTCATTGTTAAATATATATGTTAA
- a CDS encoding PhzF family phenazine biosynthesis protein, whose translation MVDVYVASAFSKNNKGGNKAGIVFNRPDLTTGQKMEIARQLGYSETAFVSDSRMADFKLQYYTPTEEVPLCGHATIAAFSTLRILGMLDKEQFTIETKSGILNIQVKEDGLILMEQNSPAYFDILPPDLFSDCIEKDFINGDFPIQIVSTGLSDVMLPVDTKEHLETLSPDFKMMAELSKEKNVVGVHAFTLIEKSEITAICRNFAPLYGIDEESATGTSNCALACYLFKYYKKQDQYIFEQGYNMGAISRIIVNIAYHEDVIDSVHVGGYGYLLGQKTVSV comes from the coding sequence ATGGTTGACGTTTATGTGGCAAGTGCTTTTAGTAAAAATAATAAAGGCGGAAATAAGGCGGGAATCGTATTTAACAGACCGGATTTAACAACCGGCCAAAAGATGGAGATTGCAAGGCAATTAGGATATTCTGAAACTGCTTTTGTATCGGATTCCCGTATGGCGGATTTTAAGTTACAATATTACACTCCAACAGAAGAGGTTCCGTTATGCGGCCATGCTACAATCGCAGCGTTTTCTACTCTCAGGATATTGGGCATGTTGGATAAAGAACAATTTACAATCGAAACAAAATCCGGAATTCTTAATATCCAGGTTAAAGAAGACGGCTTGATACTTATGGAGCAGAATTCTCCTGCATATTTCGATATCCTGCCCCCGGATTTATTTTCCGATTGCATAGAGAAAGACTTTATTAATGGTGATTTTCCAATACAAATAGTTTCCACCGGACTAAGCGATGTTATGCTTCCTGTTGATACGAAGGAACATCTGGAAACATTATCGCCTGATTTTAAAATGATGGCAGAATTAAGCAAAGAAAAAAATGTGGTTGGCGTCCATGCTTTTACTCTGATTGAGAAATCTGAAATCACTGCAATATGCAGAAATTTTGCGCCATTGTATGGGATTGATGAAGAATCAGCAACTGGAACATCCAATTGTGCCTTAGCGTGTTACCTTTTTAAATATTATAAAAAGCAGGATCAATATATTTTTGAACAGGGGTATAACATGGGAGCAATTTCCCGGATTATCGTAAATATCGCATATCACGAGGATGTAATTGATTCGGTTCATGTTGGTGGGTACGGGTATTTACTTGGTCAAAAGACCGTATCGGTGTAA
- a CDS encoding LysR family transcriptional regulator: MNRYIALQKIVELGSFAKAADALGYTQSAVSQMISSLENELQIKLVNRFRTGTKLTIEGEELYPYIEQLVYQYFSMQEKTKEIKGLETGVIRMGTIASISAHWLPVLFKEFQAQYPGVEFIIHQGDYTSIQDWIKAGAIDFGFINPNAASGIKTLVLKEGNMPAVLPEHHPLAERDVIPLELLSSEPFILLEEGHYYEPLEAFKAIGCKPNIKYTIHDDYSIMTMIEAGLGVSILAELILHRTNYRLALRPTDPPVTRTIAIGYKDKAGLPMAARRFIEHLQLHIAELP, encoded by the coding sequence ATGAACCGATATATTGCCTTACAGAAAATCGTGGAGCTGGGCAGTTTTGCCAAAGCCGCCGACGCCCTGGGTTATACCCAGTCGGCCGTCAGCCAGATGATTTCCTCCCTGGAAAATGAACTTCAGATTAAACTGGTAAACCGGTTCCGGACAGGAACGAAACTTACCATTGAGGGCGAGGAACTTTATCCCTACATCGAGCAGCTTGTTTATCAGTATTTTTCCATGCAGGAGAAAACGAAAGAGATTAAGGGGCTGGAGACCGGAGTCATACGCATGGGAACGATCGCCAGCATCTCGGCCCACTGGCTCCCCGTACTGTTTAAAGAATTCCAGGCGCAGTATCCCGGCGTTGAATTTATTATCCACCAGGGCGACTACACCTCCATCCAGGACTGGATTAAAGCAGGGGCTATCGACTTTGGCTTTATCAACCCTAACGCTGCGAGCGGGATTAAAACTCTGGTCCTGAAAGAAGGAAATATGCCTGCCGTATTGCCGGAACATCATCCCCTTGCCGAAAGAGACGTCATTCCTTTAGAGCTGCTGTCTTCCGAGCCGTTCATTCTGCTGGAAGAGGGTCATTATTATGAGCCTTTAGAGGCATTTAAAGCCATCGGCTGCAAACCGAATATTAAATACACGATCCACGATGACTACTCGATCATGACGATGATTGAGGCGGGATTAGGGGTCAGTATCCTGGCGGAGCTGATTTTGCACCGTACAAATTACCGCCTTGCGTTACGTCCGACCGATCCGCCGGTTACCCGCACGATCGCCATCGGATACAAGGATAAGGCAGGCCTGCCCATGGCCGCCAGACGCTTTATTGAGCACCTTCAGCTTCATATTGCGGAACTTCCGTAA
- a CDS encoding type II CAAX endopeptidase family protein, whose amino-acid sequence MVRRNFGVISMIWQVIWPILFYTAVTAVIAFFMGGFLNVMWVVTLAAVISSVFLFYVYGRREQVRRRDYGPSWRVRIDMGRGAALVFILAFASCIFLNNLMELTGIVHMSEGFDEINEDIYSVSIVLQILSTGLAAPVVEELIFRGLCYGRLRSAMGIIPAAVVSALIFGLYHGNLVQMVYAFALGILLALVYEHFDGLFPAVWFHISANLTSIILTACFGAFPTFFGSLIFIIISTVISFLVAAACLRFIYDRRRRIRK is encoded by the coding sequence ATGGTAAGAAGAAATTTTGGAGTGATTTCAATGATTTGGCAGGTGATTTGGCCGATTTTGTTCTATACGGCGGTGACCGCGGTAATCGCCTTTTTTATGGGTGGATTTCTCAACGTAATGTGGGTGGTCACTCTGGCGGCGGTGATAAGCTCGGTGTTTCTTTTCTACGTTTACGGAAGAAGAGAGCAGGTGAGACGAAGAGATTATGGTCCGTCCTGGCGCGTGAGAATCGATATGGGGCGCGGGGCGGCTCTGGTTTTCATACTTGCCTTTGCTTCCTGTATATTTTTAAACAACCTGATGGAATTAACCGGTATTGTACATATGTCCGAGGGTTTTGATGAGATCAATGAGGATATTTACAGCGTGTCCATTGTGCTTCAGATATTGTCCACCGGACTTGCGGCACCTGTTGTGGAAGAGCTGATTTTCAGAGGATTGTGCTACGGCCGTCTGCGGTCTGCAATGGGGATTATTCCCGCCGCGGTTGTGTCGGCTTTGATTTTCGGCCTTTATCACGGAAATCTGGTTCAGATGGTTTATGCGTTTGCATTGGGAATCCTGCTGGCTCTGGTGTATGAACACTTTGACGGACTTTTCCCAGCCGTCTGGTTTCATATTAGCGCCAATCTCACCTCGATCATTCTGACCGCATGTTTTGGTGCGTTCCCAACATTTTTTGGAAGCCTGATTTTTATAATTATCAGCACGGTGATATCTTTTCTGGTGGCGGCAGCCTGCCTCAGGTTTATCTATGACAGGAGACGCCGTATTAGAAAATAG
- a CDS encoding transporter substrate-binding domain-containing protein — protein MRKNQVKKLAASVAAALLSTTMLSGCSMIGQAPTVASEESSLHHDTDESSSPVSGSESSKAAHSDSASGSRLADILERGYIEVATEPYFAPNEFIDPSKQGNDKYVGADIELARYIADKLGVECRIVPLDFESVLSGITEGKYDMAISALAYTPARAEAMELSNGYYFDDEKIEYGLMVRTENLDQIRNADDLADKTIVVQSGSLQEMFAGEQVPAYRELKRVSATTDGFLMVQEGKADAVITSITTAQLYIDANSGCDMTIVPDFAFTVDESTQGTRIGITKGETELLNKVNEIIDGVVEEGVYSRWYEEYKEYARSLGL, from the coding sequence ATGAGAAAGAATCAAGTGAAAAAGCTGGCCGCTTCCGTAGCCGCCGCTTTACTGTCCACGACAATGCTCAGTGGCTGTTCCATGATTGGTCAGGCGCCGACAGTAGCAAGTGAGGAGAGTTCTCTGCATCATGATACAGACGAGTCGTCATCGCCCGTATCCGGTTCAGAAAGCTCTAAAGCAGCCCATTCAGATTCTGCATCCGGCAGCCGCCTCGCCGACATTTTAGAGCGCGGTTACATCGAAGTTGCAACAGAACCGTATTTTGCGCCGAATGAGTTCATCGATCCTTCCAAGCAGGGGAACGACAAGTACGTCGGCGCCGATATTGAACTCGCCAGGTATATCGCGGATAAACTGGGAGTCGAGTGCCGTATTGTCCCTCTGGATTTTGAATCCGTACTCAGCGGTATCACGGAAGGCAAATATGACATGGCCATTTCGGCCCTCGCTTACACTCCCGCCAGAGCAGAGGCAATGGAGCTTTCCAACGGATACTATTTCGATGATGAGAAGATAGAGTACGGCCTCATGGTGCGCACAGAAAATCTGGATCAAATCAGAAATGCGGACGATTTGGCCGACAAGACGATTGTCGTCCAGAGCGGTTCCCTGCAGGAGATGTTTGCAGGCGAACAGGTTCCGGCTTACAGGGAACTGAAACGCGTTTCGGCTACCACGGACGGTTTCCTGATGGTACAGGAAGGAAAAGCAGACGCCGTCATCACCTCAATCACCACAGCGCAGCTTTATATCGATGCCAACAGCGGCTGTGACATGACCATAGTGCCGGATTTTGCGTTTACCGTGGATGAGTCCACGCAGGGAACGCGGATCGGGATTACAAAAGGTGAGACGGAGCTTCTGAATAAGGTAAATGAAATCATAGACGGAGTCGTTGAGGAAGGCGTATATTCCAGGTGGTATGAAGAGTACAAGGAATATGCCCGGAGTCTGGGCCTGTAA
- a CDS encoding YbaK/EbsC family protein, whose protein sequence is MSYQNVKTYFEQAGLADRITVRTQTGDTVEHAAETIGCTQAEIAKAITFLVDGKPVMIVTAGDTRVNSSKFKQYFHQKPGMVPRERVEELIGHRPGAVCPFAVNEGVEIYLDISLKRFSTVHTAGGIDTATIQLDLAELETHSHAAGWVDVCKGWTVNERTVQSA, encoded by the coding sequence ATGTCATATCAAAACGTAAAAACCTATTTTGAACAGGCGGGCCTGGCGGATCGCATTACGGTCCGCACGCAGACGGGAGATACCGTGGAACATGCGGCCGAGACCATTGGCTGTACTCAGGCTGAGATAGCCAAGGCCATTACTTTTCTTGTGGACGGGAAGCCGGTGATGATAGTTACGGCCGGAGACACAAGAGTAAACAGTTCCAAGTTTAAGCAGTATTTTCATCAAAAACCCGGTATGGTTCCCCGTGAACGGGTAGAGGAGCTGATTGGACACCGGCCCGGGGCGGTGTGTCCCTTTGCTGTCAATGAGGGAGTGGAGATCTATCTGGATATCTCCTTAAAACGGTTTTCCACCGTCCATACCGCAGGGGGAATCGATACCGCTACGATTCAACTGGATCTGGCGGAGCTGGAAACGCATTCCCACGCGGCGGGCTGGGTGGATGTCTGCAAAGGGTGGACGGTCAATGAGAGGACGGTTCAATCCGCATGA
- a CDS encoding amino acid ABC transporter permease, producing MIETMIKMWERYGFVYIQGLAGTLCLAAITVLCGTLIGTILAVMRLTRIRPFQWFVRFYIWVLRGTPILLQLYFFWIFLPRALPLEISDTACIIIALIVNASSYVAEVIRAGIQAVDKGQTEAARSLGMTAGHTMTQIILPQAVKNILPALGNEFITMIKQASLASVFFINELTTSYKTISSATFRPVEALMIAGIIYLMVTTVLGKIMEYAEWRMNRNER from the coding sequence ATGATAGAGACAATGATAAAAATGTGGGAACGGTACGGCTTTGTCTATATACAGGGTCTTGCCGGCACCCTGTGCCTGGCCGCAATCACGGTATTGTGCGGCACATTGATTGGAACAATTCTGGCCGTTATGCGGCTGACACGCATCAGGCCGTTTCAGTGGTTTGTGCGATTTTATATCTGGGTGCTGAGAGGCACTCCGATACTGCTTCAACTGTATTTCTTCTGGATATTTTTACCCAGGGCGCTTCCGTTGGAAATATCGGATACCGCCTGCATCATCATCGCCCTTATTGTCAATGCCAGTTCCTATGTGGCCGAGGTAATCAGGGCGGGGATCCAGGCGGTGGATAAAGGCCAGACCGAGGCTGCAAGAAGCCTCGGCATGACGGCCGGCCACACCATGACGCAGATTATCCTGCCTCAGGCCGTGAAAAATATTCTGCCCGCCCTGGGCAATGAGTTCATCACCATGATTAAGCAGGCGTCACTCGCCTCCGTATTTTTTATCAACGAACTCACCACATCGTATAAAACCATATCGTCGGCGACCTTCCGTCCTGTGGAGGCGTTGATGATAGCGGGAATTATTTATCTGATGGTGACAACCGTTTTGGGAAAAATCATGGAATATGCGGAATGGAGGATGAACCGGAATGAGCGGTAG
- a CDS encoding amidohydrolase encodes MTDIEYIEKTVEEEKKRILEANDRIWKFAELPFQENRSAELLCSLLKESGFSVETGLAGIPTCFTGTFSFGTGKPVVGILGEYDALSGLSQEAGVPVKKEEEEGAPGHGCGHCALGTGSLAAAIAVKKYLEEFKKDGTVIYFGCPAEEGAGSKQFMARAGMFDDVDFVYTWHPATANQVDPMHSNAIMGANFYFKGLSSHAGATPYLGRSALDSVELMSVGCNYLREHVIPEARIHYAYIDAGGTAPNVVQDHATVRYEVRAPYVSQVKELYERVVNVAKGAAMMTGTTVESELAMAFTEYIPNIALAGVADECMKEIGAPKWTDEDYRLARQFLETYNEQTQVMIRNEIAARYGDDRVEEILEKPLDSEIHSFDPSKIRLEAGSTDVGDVGYAVPTLNINIATCCVGNVGHTWQMTAQSCSPLAHKGLLTAAKVMALASVRTMERPDVIEAAKAEVRKRNGGKYTCPLPDSVKPPLDTY; translated from the coding sequence ATGACGGATATTGAGTACATTGAAAAAACGGTGGAGGAAGAAAAAAAACGGATTCTGGAGGCCAATGACCGGATTTGGAAATTTGCCGAGCTGCCGTTTCAGGAAAACCGATCGGCGGAGCTGCTTTGCAGTCTCTTAAAAGAGTCGGGATTCTCTGTGGAAACGGGGTTAGCAGGAATCCCTACCTGTTTTACAGGCACATTTTCCTTTGGTACGGGAAAGCCGGTTGTCGGAATTTTGGGAGAGTACGATGCACTTTCGGGATTGAGCCAGGAGGCGGGAGTTCCGGTGAAAAAAGAGGAAGAGGAAGGCGCTCCGGGACACGGCTGCGGCCACTGCGCACTGGGAACAGGTTCCCTGGCTGCGGCGATCGCAGTGAAGAAATACCTGGAAGAATTTAAGAAGGACGGGACCGTGATTTACTTTGGCTGTCCGGCCGAGGAGGGAGCCGGTTCCAAGCAGTTCATGGCCAGGGCTGGGATGTTTGATGATGTGGATTTTGTATACACATGGCATCCTGCTACGGCCAACCAGGTGGATCCGATGCACAGCAATGCAATTATGGGAGCCAATTTCTATTTCAAGGGCCTCAGTTCCCATGCAGGGGCAACGCCTTATCTGGGAAGAAGCGCCCTGGACAGTGTGGAGCTTATGAGCGTGGGCTGCAATTATCTGAGGGAACACGTAATACCAGAAGCCAGAATCCATTATGCCTATATTGATGCGGGCGGTACGGCCCCGAACGTGGTTCAGGATCATGCAACCGTGCGCTACGAGGTGAGGGCGCCGTACGTTTCCCAGGTCAAGGAGCTTTATGAGCGCGTTGTCAATGTCGCAAAGGGAGCGGCCATGATGACCGGAACGACGGTGGAAAGCGAACTGGCAATGGCATTTACCGAGTATATTCCCAATATTGCCCTGGCCGGTGTGGCGGATGAATGTATGAAGGAGATAGGGGCTCCCAAGTGGACGGATGAAGATTACCGTCTGGCAAGACAGTTCCTTGAAACTTATAATGAGCAGACGCAGGTGATGATCCGGAACGAAATCGCCGCACGGTACGGCGACGACCGGGTGGAGGAAATCCTTGAAAAACCTTTGGACAGTGAAATCCATTCCTTCGATCCGTCAAAGATCAGGCTGGAGGCAGGCTCCACCGATGTAGGCGACGTAGGCTACGCGGTTCCGACACTGAATATCAATATCGCTACCTGCTGCGTGGGCAATGTGGGCCACACATGGCAGATGACGGCCCAGTCCTGCAGCCCGCTGGCCCATAAAGGCCTGCTGACCGCGGCCAAGGTGATGGCCCTTGCATCGGTCAGAACCATGGAGCGGCCGGACGTAATTGAAGCCGCCAAAGCAGAGGTAAGGAAGAGAAACGGAGGAAAATATACCTGCCCGCTTCCCGATTCTGTGAAACCTCCGCTGGATACGTACTAA
- a CDS encoding amino acid ABC transporter ATP-binding protein, producing MSGRDCGSLCEERAGVTAGAVPVICVENLKKSFGTLEVLKGITECIYEGEVVSVIGPSGGGKSTFLRCLNCLEEPTSGRVTFRGTDITDPSVNIDKYRQKMGMVFQSFNVFPHLKVIDNITLTPVLEKKVPKAEAEKKACDLLERVGLLDKKDVYPGKLSGGQKQRLAIVRALAMEPEVMLFDEPTSALDPEMVKEVLNVIKTLTGSGMTIVIVTHEMGFAKEVSDRVFFIDNGTIQEQGTPEEIFGNAKNPRTIEFLGKVL from the coding sequence ATGAGCGGTAGAGATTGCGGCAGTTTATGTGAAGAGAGAGCAGGCGTTACGGCCGGTGCCGTGCCTGTTATCTGTGTGGAGAATCTGAAAAAATCCTTTGGGACTCTGGAAGTGCTGAAAGGAATTACGGAATGTATTTACGAGGGGGAAGTGGTCTCCGTAATCGGCCCCAGCGGCGGAGGAAAGAGCACGTTTCTGCGGTGCCTCAACTGCCTGGAGGAACCGACGTCGGGCAGGGTGACATTCAGAGGAACCGATATCACGGACCCGTCCGTCAACATCGATAAGTACCGTCAGAAAATGGGGATGGTGTTTCAGAGTTTCAACGTATTCCCCCACCTGAAGGTGATTGACAACATTACCCTCACCCCGGTGCTCGAGAAAAAGGTTCCGAAGGCCGAGGCGGAGAAAAAAGCGTGCGATCTTCTGGAGCGTGTCGGCCTTTTGGATAAAAAGGACGTTTATCCTGGCAAGCTCTCCGGCGGCCAGAAGCAGAGGCTGGCCATCGTGCGTGCGCTGGCGATGGAACCGGAAGTGATGTTGTTTGACGAACCGACTTCGGCCCTGGATCCGGAGATGGTGAAAGAAGTTTTAAATGTTATCAAAACCCTGACCGGGTCGGGAATGACGATTGTGATTGTCACCCATGAGATGGGATTCGCAAAAGAGGTCAGCGACCGGGTGTTTTTTATCGATAACGGGACCATCCAGGAGCAGGGAACACCGGAAGAAATATTCGGAAATGCAAAGAATCCCAGAACCATTGAATTCCTCGGAAAAGTACTGTAG
- a CDS encoding MarR family transcriptional regulator, translating into MEKQQEYEDWMAMMKTMQDIRHFCSLHVKRSPQGGISSAQELDLLSRVQMSEERLTPHALCESMGISRPLGSRLIENLEMKGFLLKEVSEADRRSYFLKITEKGGQVLKETYTYYLEPVYRLRRNLGEEKFGKLAVLIRESNEFMQQ; encoded by the coding sequence ATGGAAAAGCAACAGGAATATGAAGATTGGATGGCAATGATGAAAACGATGCAGGATATCCGGCATTTTTGCAGCCTGCATGTGAAACGCAGCCCCCAGGGAGGCATTTCTTCGGCACAGGAACTGGATCTTCTCTCAAGAGTACAGATGTCGGAGGAACGCCTTACACCGCATGCGCTGTGCGAAAGTATGGGAATCAGCAGGCCGCTGGGCAGCAGGCTGATTGAAAATCTGGAGATGAAAGGATTTCTTTTGAAGGAAGTCAGTGAAGCGGACAGGAGAAGTTATTTTCTGAAAATCACGGAAAAGGGAGGTCAGGTATTGAAGGAGACCTACACCTATTACCTGGAACCCGTATACCGGTTAAGAAGGAATCTTGGGGAGGAAAAGTTCGGGAAGCTGGCCGTGCTGATCCGCGAGAGCAACGAGTTTATGCAGCAATGA
- a CDS encoding FUSC family protein → MTFYQELQLNQAGSKALIRNSKDGREKRRHIATYIFKVFLTLVFCVAFISIYSKLFGSENSIAGVAVLLAVMVFRQADLGIDTKQSFFVLLGIFGILAVGPHISATSSPFAALIVDFVCILALTFFGCHNVLMSNHATFVLGYLLLSGNDVTGEAYGMRFLGLAAGGLLTALIFYRNHRKITYKRRIGDLFHEFRLHSARTRWQFKMAVGVALVMFLARLIGLSRPMWAGFAAMSVLQPFAEDLKMRVRHRVPGTIVGGILFLLICLIVPEEGYGLLGIIGGICVGFSATYGWQTVFNSFGALAVAAGIYGASGAVLNRYLANMMGILLAVVFYKICDSIIHRKKEFKSV, encoded by the coding sequence TTGACATTTTATCAGGAATTACAGTTAAACCAGGCCGGTTCGAAAGCGCTCATCAGAAATTCAAAAGACGGCAGGGAGAAACGGCGCCACATTGCTACCTACATTTTCAAGGTGTTTTTAACGCTGGTATTTTGTGTAGCGTTTATCTCTATCTATTCTAAGCTTTTCGGTTCTGAGAACAGCATAGCGGGAGTGGCGGTACTGCTGGCCGTCATGGTATTCAGGCAGGCGGATTTGGGGATCGACACGAAACAGAGCTTTTTTGTACTCCTCGGAATCTTTGGAATTCTTGCGGTTGGACCTCATATATCGGCAACGTCGTCTCCGTTTGCAGCACTGATTGTTGACTTTGTCTGTATTTTGGCTCTTACCTTTTTTGGCTGCCATAATGTTCTGATGTCGAACCATGCAACATTTGTCCTGGGCTACCTGCTTTTATCGGGTAATGATGTGACCGGGGAAGCGTATGGTATGCGCTTTTTAGGACTGGCGGCGGGAGGTCTGCTGACCGCGCTGATTTTCTACCGCAATCACCGCAAGATTACGTACAAGAGGCGGATTGGAGACCTCTTCCATGAGTTCCGCCTGCACTCCGCCAGGACCAGATGGCAGTTTAAAATGGCGGTGGGAGTCGCCCTTGTGATGTTTCTGGCCCGGCTTATCGGACTTTCAAGACCAATGTGGGCCGGATTTGCGGCCATGTCGGTGCTGCAGCCGTTTGCCGAGGATTTAAAAATGAGGGTAAGACACAGGGTTCCGGGAACGATTGTGGGAGGAATTCTCTTTCTGCTCATTTGCCTGATAGTTCCGGAGGAAGGATATGGGCTACTGGGGATTATCGGCGGTATCTGCGTCGGTTTTTCTGCAACATACGGCTGGCAGACTGTGTTTAACTCCTTTGGCGCCCTTGCCGTGGCAGCCGGTATATATGGGGCGTCGGGAGCCGTTCTGAACCGATATCTGGCTAATATGATGGGAATTCTGCTTGCCGTTGTATTCTACAAAATATGTGACAGCATCATCCATAGAAAAAAAGAATTCAAATCCGTGTAA